The proteins below are encoded in one region of Polynucleobacter sp. AP-Nino-20-G2:
- the htpG gene encoding molecular chaperone HtpG has protein sequence MTVATKETLGFQAEVKQLLQLMIHSLYSNKEIFLRELISNASDAADKLRFEGIAHPDWYGDDPDLKIKVEFDRAARTVTISDNGIGMSREEVINNLGTIARSGTKEFFAKLSGDQQKDAALIGQFGVGFYSGFIVADRITVETRRAGLSVSDGVRWESDGSGEFTIEQINRPQRGTSITLHLREGEDDFLNSHQLKSIIRKYSDHISLPIQMRKEEWDADKKEKVVKDGLESINQSSALWVRNKSDITEEQYNEFYKHLSHDYENPLCYSLNRVEGRSEFTQLLFVPSRAPFDLWDRNKRGGIKLYVKRIFIMDDAEKLMPMYLRFVTGVIDSVDLPLNVSREILQESRDIKVIRESSTKRVLSMLEELANSEDEGKKRKYHTFWTQFGQVLKEGVGEDHANQDRILKLLRFASTHNDSAEQTVSLAEYVSRMKEGQDKIYYVTGESFNAVKNSPHLEIFRKKGVEVLLLSDRVDEWMLSFVTEFDGKQLASVAKGGLDLGSLSDEKEKKEHQETEKQFKDLVERMKKVLEDKAKDVRVTFRLTDSPACLIADENELSGNLLRMLKAAGQNAPDMKPILEINPEHPLLSRLKSNDQHFDDWANLLFDQALLAEGGQLNDPASFVKRLNQLLLK, from the coding sequence ATGACTGTTGCTACTAAAGAAACACTTGGATTTCAGGCAGAAGTAAAGCAACTTTTGCAGTTGATGATTCACTCTTTGTATTCTAATAAGGAAATTTTCCTGCGTGAGCTTATATCGAATGCTTCGGATGCTGCAGATAAATTGCGTTTTGAGGGCATTGCTCACCCTGATTGGTATGGTGATGACCCTGATCTTAAAATCAAAGTGGAATTTGATAGAGCCGCTAGAACGGTGACCATTTCAGATAATGGAATTGGTATGAGTCGGGAAGAGGTGATCAATAACCTGGGCACTATTGCTCGCTCTGGGACTAAAGAGTTCTTTGCAAAACTCTCCGGTGATCAGCAAAAAGATGCCGCTTTAATTGGTCAGTTTGGCGTAGGATTTTATTCTGGCTTTATTGTTGCCGACCGCATCACCGTAGAAACTCGTCGCGCAGGATTGTCTGTTTCAGATGGAGTTCGTTGGGAATCGGATGGTTCAGGCGAATTTACGATTGAACAAATTAATCGCCCTCAACGTGGTACCTCCATTACATTACATTTGCGAGAAGGGGAGGATGATTTCCTCAATAGCCATCAGCTCAAATCCATCATTCGGAAGTACTCTGACCATATTTCATTGCCGATCCAGATGCGCAAGGAGGAGTGGGATGCGGATAAAAAAGAGAAGGTGGTTAAGGATGGGCTAGAAAGTATTAATCAGTCTTCTGCTCTATGGGTTCGCAATAAGTCAGATATCACTGAAGAGCAGTACAACGAGTTTTATAAGCACCTTTCGCATGATTATGAAAATCCCTTGTGTTATTCATTAAATCGCGTAGAAGGTAGGAGTGAATTTACTCAGCTACTCTTTGTGCCTAGCAGGGCGCCATTTGATTTATGGGATCGCAATAAACGTGGTGGCATTAAGCTGTATGTAAAACGTATCTTTATTATGGATGATGCTGAAAAGCTCATGCCAATGTACTTGCGCTTTGTCACTGGCGTAATTGATTCGGTTGATTTGCCCCTAAATGTCTCTCGTGAAATATTGCAAGAGTCCCGCGACATTAAAGTCATTCGCGAAAGTTCGACTAAGCGTGTTTTGAGTATGCTTGAAGAACTTGCCAATAGCGAAGATGAAGGTAAGAAACGGAAATACCATACCTTCTGGACTCAATTTGGTCAGGTACTCAAAGAGGGTGTTGGCGAAGATCATGCAAACCAAGATCGCATTCTCAAGCTCTTGCGTTTTGCCAGCACCCATAACGACTCTGCTGAACAGACGGTATCTTTGGCCGAGTATGTTTCGCGTATGAAGGAAGGCCAAGATAAGATTTACTACGTTACCGGAGAATCTTTTAATGCGGTCAAAAATAGTCCGCATTTAGAGATCTTCCGCAAGAAAGGCGTCGAAGTGCTCTTGCTATCTGACCGTGTTGATGAGTGGATGCTTTCATTTGTCACTGAGTTTGACGGCAAGCAATTGGCATCAGTTGCTAAGGGTGGCCTAGATTTAGGAAGTCTAAGTGATGAAAAAGAAAAGAAAGAGCATCAAGAGACTGAGAAGCAGTTCAAGGACTTGGTCGAGCGAATGAAAAAGGTGTTGGAGGATAAGGCTAAGGATGTTCGGGTGACATTCCGCCTAACTGATTCCCCAGCCTGTTTGATTGCTGATGAGAATGAGCTGTCTGGCAACCTGCTACGCATGCTCAAAGCCGCTGGTCAAAATGCACCTGATATGAAGCCAATATTAGAGATTAATCCAGAGCATCCTTTGCTATCCAGACTCAAAAGTAACGATCAACATTTTGATGATTGGGCTAATCTCTTGTTTGATCAGGCGCTTTTGGCGGAGGGTGGTCAATTAAATGATCCGGCAAGTTTTGTAAAGCGGTTGAATCAGCTGCTGCTGAAATAG
- a CDS encoding Hsp20 family protein: protein MSYPFGKNVLLSSVGFDRLIDAMEAMSSGDSLSKAQSYPPYNIIKKNERDYAIEIAVAGFKNDEIDITAEGSKLTVVGKVKAEQTGEYLHKGIANRDFSHDFTLAETVIVRSADVENGLLIIKLENVIPEEKLPRKILIGGNSKLVIEEVREAA, encoded by the coding sequence ATGTCTTATCCATTTGGTAAAAATGTATTACTAAGTTCCGTAGGTTTTGATCGCCTCATCGATGCGATGGAAGCAATGAGCTCGGGGGATAGCCTCAGTAAAGCTCAAAGCTATCCCCCATACAACATCATCAAAAAGAATGAACGTGACTACGCTATTGAAATCGCAGTTGCTGGCTTTAAGAATGATGAGATTGATATTACCGCTGAAGGCAGCAAACTAACAGTTGTAGGCAAGGTTAAGGCCGAGCAGACTGGCGAATACCTCCATAAAGGCATTGCTAACCGTGACTTTAGCCACGACTTTACCCTAGCCGAAACCGTGATTGTGCGTTCAGCCGATGTCGAGAATGGCTTACTGATCATCAAGCTAGAGAATGTGATTCCCGAGGAAAAATTGCCACGTAAGATTCTGATTGGTGGCAACTCTAAGCTGGTGATTGAGGAAGTCAGAGAAGCGGCTTAA
- a CDS encoding CHRD domain-containing protein: protein MKINHVFAKAALVLGVGIASFGVSAQSMKVTLSGSQEVPPVMTSASGVGSIMVAPDGSVSGTITTMGMEGTMAHIHEAPMGQNGPVIVPFTKTADNVWSAPAGAKLTEAQIQSLKSGNLYLNVHSATNKPGEIRAQLKP from the coding sequence ATGAAGATTAATCATGTTTTTGCTAAAGCTGCTTTGGTATTAGGTGTTGGGATTGCCTCATTTGGTGTATCAGCACAGTCCATGAAAGTAACCCTATCCGGGTCTCAAGAGGTTCCTCCAGTCATGACTTCTGCATCTGGAGTAGGTTCAATTATGGTTGCTCCAGATGGCTCCGTATCCGGAACTATCACTACTATGGGTATGGAGGGGACTATGGCGCATATTCATGAAGCGCCAATGGGTCAAAATGGACCCGTAATCGTGCCATTTACCAAGACTGCGGATAATGTTTGGTCAGCACCTGCTGGTGCTAAATTAACCGAGGCTCAGATCCAAAGCCTAAAGAGCGGCAATCTCTATCTCAATGTTCATAGCGCTACAAATAAACCTGGTGAAATCAGGGCTCAGCTTAAGCCCTAA
- the senB gene encoding selenoneine biosynthesis selenosugar synthase SenB, translating to MKLRIEIVTPAPPGTLHGNRITALRWHRFLSHLNYQSIVTEKWSKKPCDVLIALHGLRSHDSIQGFKKAYPNHPVVLIMTGTDIYRDLKNSTKVIKSMEMADAIVVLQPDAIQSLPKKFHHKIQVIYQSVKGITKKSPPKRHFLASIIGHLRSEKDPFCAAQCLPLLPSNSKVQLVQLGKAMSPEFKKQAISIEKNVMRYRWLDQLSHSKTLQWLSRSHVMIISSIMEGGAHVVSEAIAIGIPVIASDIPGNRGLLGDTYPAYYPAEDKVALSKLLNKAEANPVFYQKLCRAIALRQKITKPELEQKSIQKLIKSLIK from the coding sequence TTGAAATTGCGTATTGAAATCGTAACCCCTGCACCTCCTGGTACTCTTCATGGAAACCGTATTACCGCCTTACGATGGCATCGATTTTTGTCACATTTAAATTACCAAAGTATTGTCACTGAGAAATGGTCTAAAAAACCATGTGACGTTCTGATTGCGCTCCATGGGCTACGAAGTCATGACTCTATTCAAGGGTTTAAAAAAGCCTACCCTAATCATCCAGTCGTTTTAATAATGACCGGAACCGATATCTATAGAGATCTAAAAAATTCAACCAAGGTTATCAAGTCAATGGAGATGGCCGATGCGATTGTGGTTCTTCAACCAGATGCTATTCAATCCTTACCTAAGAAATTTCACCATAAAATCCAAGTGATTTACCAGTCAGTAAAAGGCATTACTAAAAAATCTCCGCCGAAACGTCATTTTTTAGCCAGCATCATTGGCCATCTGCGGTCTGAAAAAGATCCCTTTTGTGCAGCGCAATGCCTGCCTTTATTGCCATCAAACAGCAAGGTCCAGCTAGTGCAACTCGGTAAGGCAATGAGTCCAGAGTTTAAAAAACAAGCAATCTCGATTGAAAAAAATGTTATGCGTTATCGATGGTTGGACCAACTGAGTCACTCTAAAACGCTACAGTGGCTCTCTCGCTCACACGTGATGATCATCTCCAGCATTATGGAAGGTGGCGCACATGTGGTGTCCGAAGCCATCGCAATTGGCATCCCCGTAATTGCATCAGACATTCCAGGCAATCGCGGCTTACTAGGGGATACCTACCCCGCTTACTATCCAGCAGAGGATAAAGTTGCCTTAAGCAAACTACTAAACAAGGCTGAAGCCAATCCAGTCTTTTATCAAAAATTGTGTAGGGCGATTGCTTTACGACAGAAGATCACCAAACCAGAATTAGAACAAAAATCTATTCAAAAGCTCATTAAAAGCCTGATTAAATAA
- the egtD gene encoding L-histidine N(alpha)-methyltransferase, which yields MSQEHMPNQKLVDEIIAGLSQEQPSISPKFFYDEIGSHLFEAITFLEEYYPTRTEKQIMMQNGEAIALAIGKCDVLLDLGAGNCEKGSALFDTLLPKEYRALDISKEFLEQAISGLQKEFPQIQMQAQTCDLQEEMAFPDLVGRKKTFFYPGSSIGNFDPEAALGLFKNIVKVCQGDGGLLIGVDLVKDHAVLSRAYNDALGITAAFNKNILLHLNRLAKTDFNLAHWEHYAIFNEQLARIEMHLRSSRSQVVSFPGGKRRFDSGALIHTENSYKYTQEKFESLLMSGGFKAVHSWTDPNCYFLVVYATA from the coding sequence GTGAGTCAAGAGCATATGCCAAATCAAAAGTTAGTTGATGAAATTATTGCTGGTCTTTCACAGGAGCAGCCATCTATATCTCCAAAGTTTTTCTATGATGAAATTGGATCTCACTTATTTGAGGCAATTACTTTTTTGGAAGAGTATTACCCAACTCGAACTGAAAAACAAATCATGATGCAAAACGGCGAAGCGATTGCTTTGGCGATTGGAAAGTGCGATGTTTTATTGGACTTAGGGGCTGGTAACTGCGAAAAAGGTAGTGCATTGTTTGACACCCTATTACCCAAAGAGTATCGCGCTCTAGATATCTCAAAAGAATTTTTAGAGCAAGCAATCTCAGGCTTACAAAAAGAATTCCCACAAATTCAGATGCAGGCACAAACCTGTGATTTACAGGAAGAAATGGCATTTCCTGATCTAGTGGGCCGAAAGAAAACCTTTTTTTATCCAGGCTCTTCCATCGGAAATTTTGACCCAGAGGCTGCTCTAGGGCTATTCAAAAATATTGTGAAAGTTTGCCAAGGTGATGGGGGTTTATTGATCGGAGTTGATCTGGTTAAGGATCACGCAGTTCTATCTCGAGCTTATAACGATGCCCTTGGAATTACTGCAGCTTTTAATAAAAACATCCTTTTGCACCTAAATCGTCTGGCTAAAACGGACTTTAATTTGGCGCATTGGGAGCACTATGCAATTTTTAATGAGCAACTTGCTCGAATTGAAATGCATCTTCGATCTTCTCGGAGTCAAGTAGTTTCGTTCCCTGGAGGTAAAAGGCGTTTTGATAGCGGTGCGCTTATTCATACTGAAAATAGCTATAAGTACACGCAAGAAAAATTTGAATCTCTTTTAATGAGCGGCGGTTTTAAAGCCGTACACTCCTGGACTGATCCAAATTGCTACTTTTTAGTAGTTTATGCGACAGCATAG
- the phnE gene encoding phosphonate ABC transporter, permease protein PhnE — translation MNHYPARKFCLKCLITLLLVAIFIVMSFAYLSLNPLALFTQQAMSDIAIYTARFFPPDLSPSFLQKVWSGVLQTLAISAMATLLSAIASLFLALPAAGQFGRSAKVATRFFLNFLRSVPELVWAVLMVLAVGLGPFAGTLALALHTTGVLGRLFGETLENHSPNATQALRLAGASNTQAFIYGALPGVYSQLLSYSLYRWEMNIRMATILGFVGAGGLGQILYYELSLLHEQQASTVIMAMLILVVAVDMISNKLRRVQMHSLG, via the coding sequence ATGAACCACTATCCTGCTCGCAAATTTTGTCTTAAGTGCCTCATTACGCTTTTACTGGTTGCGATATTCATTGTGATGAGCTTTGCCTATCTTTCATTGAATCCTCTGGCTTTGTTTACTCAGCAAGCTATGAGCGACATTGCCATTTATACAGCACGCTTTTTTCCACCAGATCTCTCGCCATCTTTTTTACAGAAGGTGTGGAGTGGTGTATTGCAGACCCTGGCCATTTCTGCCATGGCCACCTTATTGTCGGCAATTGCGAGTCTTTTTCTGGCGCTACCAGCAGCTGGACAGTTTGGTCGTAGCGCAAAAGTGGCGACCCGTTTTTTCTTAAATTTTCTGCGCTCGGTGCCAGAGCTTGTTTGGGCGGTATTAATGGTGTTAGCAGTAGGTTTGGGCCCATTTGCTGGAACCTTAGCGCTCGCCTTGCACACCACGGGAGTGCTAGGGCGTTTATTTGGCGAGACCCTGGAAAATCACTCTCCTAACGCGACACAAGCACTGAGGTTAGCTGGGGCAAGTAATACTCAAGCATTTATTTATGGGGCCTTGCCGGGGGTCTATTCTCAACTTCTCTCTTATAGTCTTTATCGTTGGGAAATGAATATACGTATGGCCACGATATTAGGATTTGTCGGCGCAGGGGGTCTTGGACAAATTTTGTACTATGAGCTCTCTTTATTGCATGAGCAGCAAGCCTCAACGGTGATCATGGCGATGCTTATCCTAGTTGTAGCTGTAGACATGATTAGCAACAAACTCCGTAGAGTGCAAATGCACAGTCTTGGCTAA
- a CDS encoding ABC transporter permease has translation MKRAVYLRDPDALRRFVVTCIALAILWPMMQLAQFDVFKLFEVSNLKVFTNFLIQFFPPNLQLSFLALVFKATLETLAMATAGIALAMLMAIPLGLIITYSLSISRIGPASGHRVAKLGRYLARMLILLLRGIPEIVWALLLVRVFGLGPIAGVLAIAITYGGMLAKVYSEILETENTLPAKALLMLGSGRINAFLYGLLPSASRELASYTIYRWECAVRASVVMGFVGAGGLGQLMDQSMKMLNGGEVSTILIMFLLLVLLADYISLIIRRQLA, from the coding sequence ATGAAAAGAGCGGTCTATCTTAGAGATCCAGATGCGCTCAGGCGTTTTGTGGTGACGTGTATTGCGTTAGCGATCTTATGGCCAATGATGCAATTGGCACAGTTTGATGTATTTAAATTATTTGAAGTTAGCAATCTTAAAGTTTTTACTAACTTCTTAATTCAGTTTTTTCCGCCTAATCTGCAACTATCATTTTTAGCTTTGGTATTCAAGGCTACTTTAGAAACTTTAGCCATGGCAACAGCAGGTATTGCCTTGGCAATGCTGATGGCAATTCCACTGGGCCTCATCATCACTTATAGCCTATCGATTTCGCGTATTGGTCCTGCCTCAGGTCATCGCGTCGCAAAACTTGGTAGATATCTTGCCCGAATGCTGATATTACTGCTCAGGGGTATTCCAGAAATTGTATGGGCCTTGCTTTTGGTGAGAGTATTTGGTTTAGGCCCAATCGCGGGGGTGCTAGCAATCGCTATTACCTATGGTGGCATGCTCGCAAAAGTGTATTCCGAAATCCTGGAAACTGAAAACACGCTACCTGCTAAAGCGCTACTGATGTTAGGTAGTGGCCGTATCAATGCATTTTTATATGGGTTATTGCCAAGCGCCTCACGAGAACTGGCTTCTTACACCATATATCGCTGGGAATGTGCAGTTAGAGCCTCGGTGGTCATGGGTTTTGTGGGCGCTGGTGGCTTAGGGCAGCTTATGGACCAGTCAATGAAGATGCTTAATGGTGGTGAGGTATCTACCATCCTAATCATGTTTTTATTGCTTGTTTTACTCGCAGACTACATCAGCCTCATCATTCGTCGGCAGCTCGCATGA
- a CDS encoding phosphonate ABC transporter ATP-binding protein — protein MKKIAFAFKQVSFSHSNGKEALKNINISASAGESIAIIGSSGSGKTSLLNLIATSLRPSIGSISLLGIDPWAISKGQLRRLRSQIGLVHQAAPIPPRQRVITAVLAGRLGQWPLWKSLLSLIYPIDIAGPQLCLQKIDLADRLFDRCDRLSGGQLQRVGVARVLYQKPYLLLADEPVSAMDPVLSDLTIQRLLEDAQSRDACFVASLHAVDIALRWFPRIIGLKDGEVFFDLPASEVNESLLQQLYASERGVLPKQGSVNT, from the coding sequence GTGAAAAAAATAGCATTTGCATTTAAGCAAGTTAGTTTTAGTCATAGCAATGGAAAAGAAGCGCTAAAAAATATCAACATTAGCGCCTCAGCTGGTGAATCAATTGCGATTATTGGATCATCTGGCTCTGGCAAAACGAGCTTGCTTAACTTGATAGCGACTTCACTGCGCCCTAGTATTGGGTCTATATCGTTATTGGGTATTGATCCATGGGCGATTTCAAAAGGGCAATTACGCCGTTTACGCTCTCAAATAGGCTTAGTCCATCAAGCAGCCCCGATCCCACCAAGACAAAGAGTGATTACCGCTGTCTTAGCTGGTCGTCTTGGTCAGTGGCCGCTCTGGAAATCTCTTCTGTCATTAATCTATCCGATAGATATCGCGGGTCCGCAGTTATGTCTGCAAAAAATCGATCTCGCCGACCGCCTCTTTGATCGTTGTGACCGCCTGTCTGGAGGTCAATTGCAAAGAGTGGGTGTCGCGCGCGTGCTGTACCAGAAGCCTTATTTATTACTGGCTGATGAGCCAGTATCAGCGATGGATCCCGTCCTTTCTGATTTAACCATTCAGCGTCTTTTAGAGGATGCCCAAAGTAGAGATGCTTGTTTTGTAGCTAGTCTTCATGCAGTAGATATTGCTTTGCGATGGTTCCCCAGAATCATTGGACTGAAGGATGGGGAAGTCTTTTTTGACTTACCAGCATCTGAAGTGAATGAAAGTTTGCTGCAACAGTTGTATGCATCCGAACGTGGTGTTCTGCCAAAACAAGGTAGCGTAAATACATAG
- a CDS encoding putative selenate ABC transporter substrate-binding protein: MKLNTLKFSLGLVLTTLCCSMFTLPAQAQAVLRVSAIPDESPTELQRKFLPLGEYLSKETGMKVEFTPVTDYAAVVEALATNKIDMAWLGGFTYIQAKIRTNGAVKPIIQRLEDEKFTSKFIIPDASSAKNLTDLKGKTFAFGSPSSTSGHLMPRFYLMKAGINPDKDFKSIAFSGAHDATVAFVASGKADAGALNASVWDKLSDAKNPNTEKVKVLYTTPPYHDYNWTVRGGLDAAVTKKISDAFLKLNSNDPAHKELMDLQRASKYIPTKSSNYDEIEKAAIGAGLIK, translated from the coding sequence ATGAAACTAAATACTTTGAAATTTTCACTCGGCCTTGTTTTAACAACGCTTTGCTGTAGCATGTTCACGCTTCCAGCTCAGGCGCAAGCCGTCTTACGCGTCTCCGCGATTCCGGATGAATCACCAACCGAGCTACAAAGAAAATTTCTTCCTTTAGGCGAATATCTTTCTAAAGAGACTGGCATGAAAGTTGAATTTACGCCCGTGACAGACTATGCCGCAGTTGTTGAGGCGCTGGCAACAAATAAAATCGATATGGCATGGTTAGGCGGGTTTACCTATATTCAAGCAAAAATTCGTACGAATGGCGCCGTCAAGCCGATCATTCAGCGTCTTGAAGATGAAAAATTTACGAGTAAATTTATTATTCCTGATGCTAGCTCGGCAAAGAATTTGACAGATTTAAAGGGCAAGACCTTTGCTTTTGGTTCGCCATCATCTACTTCAGGCCATTTAATGCCGCGTTTTTACCTAATGAAGGCAGGCATTAACCCAGATAAAGACTTTAAGAGTATTGCTTTTTCTGGAGCCCATGACGCAACAGTCGCATTTGTTGCTAGCGGTAAAGCAGATGCTGGCGCTTTAAATGCATCTGTTTGGGATAAATTGTCTGATGCTAAAAATCCTAATACCGAAAAAGTAAAAGTTCTTTATACAACGCCTCCGTACCATGATTATAACTGGACCGTACGAGGTGGTTTGGATGCAGCGGTAACTAAAAAAATTAGCGATGCTTTTTTAAAGCTGAATTCCAATGATCCTGCTCATAAAGAATTAATGGATCTTCAGAGGGCTAGCAAATATATCCCTACTAAATCATCTAACTACGATGAAATTGAAAAGGCTGCAATTGGTGCTGGTTTGATTAAGTGA
- the selD gene encoding selenide, water dikinase SelD: MTYNGRLTSLSHGGGCGCKIAPGVLSDILKSSPIRQIPAALLAGSDNNEDAAVYQINEHQAIVATTDFFMPIVDDPYQFGRIAATNAISDIYAMGAQPLFALALLGMPINVLPLEVIQQITAGGESVCAEAGIMIAGGHSIDTVEPIYGLVAIGVVDPKKLKRNSGAKLGDSIILSKPLGVGILSAALKKEQLSDSAYQEMIALTTKLNKPGVALSQLDSVHALTDVTGFGLAGHLLELCRGAKLSAQIQWDSIPVVSEAVKLVKEGIFTGASPRNWLGYGHEIQLASHLNEWQQNLLSDPQTSGGLLISCSPEATEQVLEILRADGFSQAQKIGQFVQGSGVSVA; this comes from the coding sequence ATGACATATAACGGTCGTCTTACCTCCCTCTCTCACGGCGGAGGCTGTGGTTGCAAAATTGCTCCAGGTGTTTTGAGCGATATTCTGAAATCTTCTCCTATTCGCCAGATACCTGCTGCACTACTAGCAGGTTCTGATAACAATGAGGATGCCGCTGTTTATCAAATCAACGAACATCAGGCGATCGTAGCGACAACCGATTTCTTTATGCCGATTGTTGATGATCCGTATCAATTTGGGCGAATTGCAGCAACAAATGCGATCTCAGATATTTACGCTATGGGCGCCCAACCTCTTTTTGCTCTAGCGCTATTAGGCATGCCAATCAATGTCCTTCCTTTGGAGGTCATTCAGCAAATTACTGCTGGTGGTGAGTCGGTATGCGCAGAAGCTGGGATTATGATTGCTGGGGGTCACTCCATTGATACTGTGGAGCCCATTTATGGCTTGGTCGCCATTGGCGTAGTAGACCCTAAAAAACTCAAGCGTAATAGCGGTGCAAAGTTAGGCGATAGCATCATCCTTAGCAAACCCTTGGGTGTAGGTATTCTTTCTGCTGCGCTAAAAAAAGAGCAGCTTTCTGACTCTGCTTACCAGGAGATGATTGCCTTAACGACTAAGCTGAATAAACCTGGCGTCGCGCTATCCCAACTCGATAGCGTGCATGCGCTTACGGATGTGACAGGGTTTGGCTTAGCAGGGCACTTATTGGAACTGTGCCGTGGAGCAAAGCTTTCAGCTCAGATTCAGTGGGACTCTATTCCAGTAGTTTCTGAGGCGGTCAAGCTGGTAAAAGAAGGCATCTTTACTGGCGCATCACCACGTAACTGGCTGGGTTATGGTCATGAAATACAGCTGGCCTCTCATTTGAATGAGTGGCAGCAAAACCTCTTGTCCGACCCCCAGACTAGTGGTGGTTTATTAATCTCTTGTAGCCCAGAAGCGACTGAGCAGGTATTGGAAATTCTCAGGGCAGATGGATTTAGCCAAGCTCAAAAAATAGGCCAATTTGTACAGGGCTCAGGTGTTTCTGTAGCCTAA
- a CDS encoding SUMF1/EgtB/PvdO family nonheme iron enzyme, which translates to MTQFDYLRYEPWPLPNKLLKDLERSTHVTQTIISKLDHGQETVALLPGLNPPHWEFGHLIWFHEFWVHRKGAASNPSFLARADALFNSSEMIHDDRWQVQIPSIDILMNYFSNVMERTFAILRSGTLSPEQAYFIQLALYHEDMHNEAFAYMWQSLGYVWPLEQSLGSIQDQQKDLEPRYIHIPQSQFKLGSTPNTGFIFDNEKWQHEVLVPNFSISSHAVSSGEYVEFLRSLNDAGISYVEHQPTYWKKEGDTWFERFFDQWRELDLNAPVRHISAHNAEQYCLWKGVRLPTENELSLLMTSAHEPWQPSSLWEWTSSTFKPFEGFSSDPYQDYSAPWFDSRHRVLKGWSVYTPDYLRRPQFRNFYLPSRSDFFCGFRTCLA; encoded by the coding sequence ATGACACAGTTTGACTATCTGCGCTACGAGCCTTGGCCATTACCCAATAAGCTTCTAAAAGATTTAGAGCGCTCGACTCACGTGACACAAACTATCATTAGTAAGCTTGATCACGGCCAGGAAACAGTCGCCTTATTGCCCGGATTAAACCCTCCGCATTGGGAGTTTGGCCATCTGATTTGGTTTCACGAATTTTGGGTTCATCGTAAAGGAGCGGCATCTAATCCCTCCTTTTTGGCTCGTGCAGATGCTTTATTTAATTCTTCTGAAATGATTCATGATGATCGCTGGCAGGTACAAATACCTTCTATCGATATCTTGATGAATTACTTTTCGAATGTGATGGAGCGTACATTTGCCATTCTCAGATCTGGAACCTTGAGCCCTGAGCAGGCTTACTTTATTCAATTGGCCCTCTATCATGAGGATATGCACAATGAAGCATTTGCTTATATGTGGCAATCTTTAGGTTACGTCTGGCCGCTAGAACAAAGTCTGGGTTCTATACAAGACCAACAGAAAGACTTAGAGCCAAGATATATCCATATTCCTCAGTCTCAATTTAAGCTTGGGTCCACACCAAATACAGGCTTTATTTTTGATAATGAAAAATGGCAGCATGAAGTATTAGTCCCCAATTTTTCAATTTCAAGCCATGCAGTTAGCAGCGGTGAATATGTAGAGTTTTTAAGATCTCTAAATGATGCAGGAATAAGCTATGTAGAGCATCAACCTACGTATTGGAAAAAAGAGGGCGATACTTGGTTTGAGCGTTTTTTTGATCAGTGGCGAGAGTTGGATCTTAATGCTCCAGTAAGACATATCTCTGCCCATAATGCTGAGCAGTATTGTTTATGGAAGGGTGTTCGACTCCCCACTGAAAATGAGCTTAGCCTTTTAATGACATCAGCACATGAGCCATGGCAACCCTCCAGCTTATGGGAGTGGACTAGCAGTACTTTTAAGCCTTTTGAGGGCTTTAGCTCCGATCCTTATCAAGATTATTCGGCCCCATGGTTTGATAGCAGGCATCGGGTTTTGAAGGGCTGGAGTGTATATACCCCCGACTATCTGCGTCGACCCCAATTTCGTAATTTTTACCTACCTTCCCGCAGTGACTTTTTTTGCGGCTTTCGTACCTGTTTGGCATAA